CTTTAAAAagttataaatataaaatatcaatatatatatatatatatatatatatatatatatatatatatatatatatatatttatttatttatatatatatatatattttatttttttttattttttattttattttttttttttaccttGTCAAATCCAGCCATGAGACAGTTAACTTCGTAAGGGTTTTTTCTCAAGTAGTAAGCCAAATTTTTTCTTGTAAAAAAAGCAAAACTCTTAACAAGCATTTCAGCATTATTCTGATATTGATacaaatgaatattttttcgAATGAATTCTCCAAATTGTATTCTGTCTCCTATTGAGCCTCCAAGTAATAAACAtttatttccttttatatcataaaatttggtattgtcattattttttaatttaattattgAATTTATGCTATATGTATCAGCAGCCAGGATTACGAAGTTGTTTCCTCTTAAACCAATCAACGTATCCATAACAAAAATGTATTTcttaaaataaataaatattatatgtatgtaaatgtatatgatatatatgtatgCAATAATTAGAACTCAAAAAGCTCACTTTAACTtcacataaaaaaaaaagaagaaataataataataatatata
The nucleotide sequence above comes from Plasmodium gaboni strain SY75 chromosome Unknown, whole genome shotgun sequence. Encoded proteins:
- a CDS encoding putative proteasome subunit beta type-2 — encoded protein: MDTLIGLRGNNFVILAADTYSINSIIKLKNNDNTKFYDIKGNKCLLLGGSIGDRIQFGEFIRKNIHLYQYQNNAEMLVKSFAFFTRKNLAYYLRKNPYEVNCLMAGFDKKDGYQLYWCDYLSNMDSVNKGAHGYGAYLVSAILDKYYHDNLTVDEALNIFKLCFEELKKRFLLTQINYELRIMHDNKIETQYVTI